The DNA window TGAACAAAATAAAGGGTGAGGTAAGATGAAGATCACAAGAGAAGTGGTGGAATATGTTGCTCATCTTGGAAGGCTTGAGCTTGAACCTCATGAAATTGAACTTTATACCTTGCAGATAGACAGAATCCTGGAATATATGGATAAGCTTAATTCGCTTGATACAAAAGATATTGAACCCACAAGCCATGTTGTGCCTGTTAGTTGTGTCCTTAGGGAGGATGAGGTGAAGAGTTCTTTTAGCATTGATGATTCAACTAAAAATGCACCCGAGAAAAAAGGGAATTTTTTTAAGGTACCTCCGATCAT is part of the Pseudomonadota bacterium genome and encodes:
- the gatC gene encoding Asp-tRNA(Asn)/Glu-tRNA(Gln) amidotransferase subunit GatC, which produces MKITREVVEYVAHLGRLELEPHEIELYTLQIDRILEYMDKLNSLDTKDIEPTSHVVPVSCVLREDEVKSSFSIDDSTKNAPEKKGNFFKVPPI